The following coding sequences lie in one Paroedura picta isolate Pp20150507F chromosome 10, Ppicta_v3.0, whole genome shotgun sequence genomic window:
- the PPAT gene encoding amidophosphoribosyltransferase: MELEELGIREECGVFGCLAAGQWPSELDVPHVITLGLVGLQHRGQESAGIVTSDGESAQSFKVHKGMGLVNHVFSEDSLKKLYVSNLGIGHTRYSTSGVSVLDNCQPFVVETLHGKIAVAHNGELTNAARLRRKLMRHGVGLSTSSDSELITQLLAFTPPMEHDDIPDWVARIKNLMNETPTSYSLLVMHKDIIYAVRDPYGNRPLCIGRLVPVSDLNGKGKKNSETEGWVVSSESCSFLSIGAEYYREVMPGEIVKISRHDIQTLDVVPRPEGDASAFCIFEYVYFARPDSIFEGQMVYSVRRRCGQQLAIEAPVEADLVSTVPESATPAALGYAQKCGLPYIEVLCKNRYVGRTFIQPNMRLRQLGVAKKFGVLSDNFRGKRVVLIDDSIVRGNTISPIIKLLRESGAKEVHIRVASPPIRFPCYMGINIPTKEELIANKPEFRDLASYIGADSVVYLSVEGLVSSVQESIKAKQDNGNNIKTNKFRTGKVGHCIACLVGEYPVELEW; encoded by the exons AGGACAAGAGAGTGCTGGAATTGTGACAAGTGATGGAGAGTCAGCCCAGTCCTTCAAAGTGCACAAG GGAATGGGCCTGGTTAATCATGTGTTCAGTGAAGACAGCCTGAAGAAGTTGTATGTTTCAAATCTTGGAATTGGCCACACAAGATACTCCACCTCGGGAGTCTCTGTACTAGATAACTGTCAACCCTTTGTTGTGGAAACACTGCATGGGAAGATTGCTGTGGCCCACAATGGGGAGCTGACAAACGCAGCACGACTGAGAAGAAAG CTGATGCGCCATGGTGTAGGATTATCCACCAGTTCTGACAGTGAACTGATCACTCAGCTGCTGGCTTTCACACCCCCAATGGAGCATGATGATATCCCAGACTGGGTAGCAAG GATCAAAAACTTGATGAATGAAACGCCTACTTCGTATTCCCTTCTGGTGATGCATAAAGATATTATTTATGCCGTGCGAGATCCCTATGGGAACCGTCCACTCTGTATTGGCCGCCTTGTGCCAGTCAGTGATCTTAATGGAAAAG GGAAAAAGAACTCTGAAACAGAAGGATGGGTTGTTTCCTCAGAATCCTGTAGCTTCTTATCTATTGGTGCAGA ATATTATCGTGAAGTCATGCCTGGAGAAATTGTGAAGATATCCAGACATGATATCCAGACATTAGATGTTGTACCAAGGCCTGAGGGAGATGCATCAGCGTTCTGTATTTTTGAATATGTATATTTTGCAAGGCCTGACAGCATCTTTGAAG GTCAGATGGTATATTCTGTAAGGAGGAGATGTGGCCAACAGCTAGCTATTGAAGCTCCAGTGGAAGCTGATTTGGTTAGCACAGTCCCAGAATCTGCAACCCCAGCAGCCCTTGGCTATGCACAAAAG TGTGGGTTACCCTACATAGAAGTACTGTGCAAAAACAGATATGTAGGAAGAACATTCATCCAGCCAAACATGAGGTTAAGACAGCTTGGAGTAGCCAAAAAGTTTGGCGTATTGTCCGACAACTTCAGAGGGAAACGTGTCGTTCTTATTGACGATTCCATTGTACGAGGCAACACCATTTCACCCATAATTAAACTACTGAGGGAATCTGGAGCTAAAGAG GTGCACATTCGTGTGGCTTCACCTCCAATAAGATTTCCTTGTTACATGGGAATAAACATACCAACAAAGGAAGAACTCATTGCCAACAAGCCTGAATTTCGTGACCTGGCTAGCTACATAG GAGCTGACAGTGTTGTCTACCTTTCGGTAGAAGGATTGGTATCATCAGTTCAAGAAAGTATCAAAGCAAAGCAAGACAATGGAAACAAcataaagaccaacaagtttCGCACTGGGAAAGTCGGCCATTGCATAGCCTGCCTGGTTGGAGAATACCCCGTCGAACTTGAGTGGTGA